ATAAGATGCAAATCTTCTTCTAGGATTCTACAATCATATTACTTAGTGTTGCTGTGATTTTAACATTAAACCTAAGCAAACTTAAGAAAAGTGACTCTCTTTatctctatataaaaatatgaaaactaaaataaccaCAAAAGATGAAAGTAGAGGAAGATAATTTAGaatgaatactttttttttgttgatttttcatAAACAAGCAAGAGGCCTTCAAAGAGAAGAAGAGTTTCTTCCATTTCAATATGGGATAAAGGTTGTATACACCTATATATAGGCCTTAGAAGAGaagagtaatttttattttctcaatgcGGGACAAAGTCTTATAGTTCGATTTCAGTATTTTGTCAACTCCACCAAGGGttatttgaaatcaatttcTCATTTACCTGTAATTAGTTTTAGACATTTTAGTATTTCATATTATAGTTCTCTTGTTGAAGAAAAGTTTTCAACAAAGTTCGAAAACTGGATGGATTTTACTTTTAACTAGATCTCAAATGTGTCCAAAAACCATGTctaaaaacctatttttctgaaaataatttgtttcaaaaactttaaattaagttGAAGATGGAGAAGATAATGATTTTGTTTCAAGAATCTaactttattaaattatataagataaTTGTTTATGCATTAACAAAAGGCAATATTCTTTTGTCCTTTTAGCTTGATGGTGGTGTGCATGCCATGCTGATCAAAGAAATAGCAAAGAAAAACCGTGAACTGAGGTAAATTACACGATTAATAATGGTTGATACCATGGATGAACATTCCTATTTGCAATGCTGAGACATAAAATGATCCATTGATGACAGACACATGAGGGGAGAAGACCTACAAGGATTGGACTTGGAAGAACTacagaaattagaaaaaataatcgaAGGAAGTTTGCATCGCCTGGTGGAAGAAAAGGTTTGTGCAGTCTTTTCTTGCCTTAATTCAGTAGATAGGCTGAAAACTTTGTACAATACCTAACACATATGTTTAAACTTCTATTTGATTCAGGGGGGTAAAATTATAAACGAGATCGATGCTCTCAAGATCAAGGTCACATTCCCTACTCCGAACATTTTTTGGCAAAGATTCGTAGCTTCAAAACTTTATCCTGAATCAAAAACATTAAGCACAGCCATATATATGATGTGCATGAACTGATAACGTAAACAAATGATTACAATGGTCACTCTCTGttcaatttcatattatttttggttaatttttaggGGGAGCAACTAGTAGAAGAGAACCAGCGATTGAAGCAACAAGTGAGACTACGAGATCTCTCACGGATTTGCAGTCCCTTCTTGTTACCCGATCTCAATTTtgacttcattttttatatggCAGGTGATGAGTTTGTTAGCAGGACAAGGGCATTTGCTCGAACCAGGCCTGTCCTCAGATTCTTTGGGGACCAATATCAGCAGTATGGGCTCGGTTGATCCTCGCCAGGACTGTGACAGCTCTTGTGCCTTTCTCACACTAGGGTTGGCTTGTTACACTCATTTCCATGCAAATAAAGTTCTTCCAACTATCATAATGGTTTTGATTTCTGAtagtgttaatttttatataacgCATAATGGTTTTGATTTCTGATAGGGGTGATCCTCGCCAGGACTGTGACAGCCCTTGTGCCTTTCTCACGCTAGGGTTGGCTTGTTACACTCATTTCCATGCAAATAAAGTTCTTCCACCTATCATAATGGTTTTGATTTCTGAtagtgttaatttttatataacgCAACTCCAAAATTCTTGCAGGCTACCTTTTCCTGATTGAATCTGAGAGATGGAGTAGCAAGTGTTTAATGCCTTAGCAGTCATCCATTTAACTTAATAAATGGTGTGTTGCTATtgctttcaaataaaatttcatcttgGCTTGTAGTTAATAAAATTCCTGTGAGCCCTTTTCATGTCTGCCTGTTGATTATAGAAAATTGTAGTGTTGTGTGTTTGTGGATGAATCAAGGCTTCTCTTGTTTGCTTAAATTAGGAGAAAATGAGTTGTAGCTAGTGGAAGGaggagttgtatcttccatttTATGGTTTTCTAGCAGATTTGGATGAAGCTGCCATGTCTACCAAACCTTGGTTCTTATCATTTTCTCAGTTTTAAGCTGATTATGAGCTGTGAAATTCTTTGCATTTGTGCcctttatatgtatatatatgtggctgatttttcaatgaaaaaagataaaacatgcaGCAAGTTGTTGGCAGTAAAAAGACATTTATCCAAAGAAACCCGTTAACTATTATTTCTCATTGTAACAcccccaaaataaaattttcatataaaagaaattcaGATGCTTAAGGCTCACATAacaatgattttttcaattagaaaCTTTTCCACAAATTGGAGTTTAAGTTATTACTCCTAATAAGGAAAAAAGCTTGAGAATTCAGAATTTATATATGCATAATTTTGGTGggtttctcaaataaaatatttttccacaAAGGAGTTTAGGTGATTACCCCCTTGTAagctcttgaaaaaaaaaagaaaaaaaaaagcccagaATCAAGAAAGCAAGCCAGATCCAACGGTCACTAATCAACCCTCTAGCTAGAAACTAGTCTCTGCAAATCTCAAATCAAAGCGGCGAAACTCAAGCGCTCACAATCCACCTCGTGCAATTCCACGCGGTGCTGTAAACGTGGGCATGCTATTTGCTTAGCGATAATCACCTCTGCTTTGTGCGTTATTCTCGTTGGTTCCCGCTAAAGACTTGCTCTCAATCAACAAACATATATAGACTCCCCTACGTCAGCTCTCTCCaatatttctctttaatttgtcAAGAAAACCAATCTCTCTTTCTCCTTATATCCATCAAATCTTAAAAGGGTTTGTTTctcttattttgaattttgtgacCATGGATGAAGACTACGATGTAATTGTTCTAGGAACCGGTCTCAAGGAATGCATTCTCAGCGGTCTTTTTTCTGTTGATGGACTCAAAGTAAAGTTTTCTTAATTATGTTTTCATGTTTATAATTTAGATTTGATGGGAATGTATTGATAGTTAGATTGGTGTTGAAAttactttgaatttttaaattgttaatgttgtctattaaaaaaaaagcacgtTGTTAATTTaaccttatatatataatttaattgattattcaaaattttttttcttggataaaTCCATCTAAATCTTCATTTGAAACAGGTATTGCATATGGATCGCAATGATTATTATGGTGGAGAATCTACATCTCTTAATCTTAATCAGGTTATTCTCTTATGTCCATGTTGTAAAAACTTTAGATTTAATTGTTGATCATTTTTATATACTCTTTTATatgtttaaatgattttttcccCTAACCCTTTTCATGATTACAGCTATGGAAGCGTTTTAGGGGAAGTGATACACCTCCAGAGAGCTTGGGTGTAAGCAAGGAGTACAATGTTGATATGATACCTAAGGTATTTTGTATGGCATTCTATGAGCTATTTGttgttaacaaataaaatgCAATATCATGATGTGTTTATATTGTCtttctaatttctttatttatttgttttgctagtttatCATCGCCAATGGTGGTTTGGTCCGTGTTTTGATACACACAGATGTTACTAAGTATCTTCATTTTAAGGCTGTTGATGGTAGTTTTGTGTACAACAAAGGGAAGGTACAATACATTTGCATGATCACGATTTTTTCTCTacaatttagataaaaaaaaaacaaaatatatgagAAGTAATGATGATTTTCAGATCTACAAAGTCCCAGCAACTGATGTGGAAGCACTAAAATCACCATTGATGGGATTGTTTGAGAAACGTCGTGCTCGAAAGTTCTTCATTTTTGTCCAAGACTATGAGGAAAATGATCCCAAATCTCATGAGGGTCTGGACTTGACCAAAGTTACAGCAAGAGAGGTTATCTCGTATGTGTCTCATCAACATTTCTCTTTTCATtgataaatatttcaatttagttAAGATGGCATCATCCATATTTGGTGGAATAATTTGAatgaatatataaaagattttatGGATAACGAATGATGTTAATGGAAAGGGGGGAGGAAAACAACTCGATACCTTGATGTATATTTTGTTAGTCAATTTTATATACTAGATTAATTCTTCTTAATAATATTTCATGTAGAAAATATGGGCTTGAAGATGATACAATTGACTTTATTGGCCATGCCTTGGCTCTTCATCTTGATGATAGTTACTTAGATCAACCAGCTTTGGATTTTGTGAAGAGAATGAAGGTGCATTTAAAGTTCTTTGAATATTTGAtggttattgaaaaaaaataatttttaagttttctattgttttcttttggtaAAGCTTTATGCAGATTCTTTGGCACGTTTCCAAGGAGGATCACCCTATATCTATCCACTTTATGGACTAGCAGAATTGCCTCAGGTTTGTTCAATCTACAGTTATCATATAGGTTTTGAAAGTGAATAAGTTTTCATAACAAATTGTGGTATTTTGTCAGTCATTTGCACGCTTAAGTGCAGTATATGGTGGAACTTACATGCTTAACAAGCCAGAATGTAAGGTAAAATTGCGATAATAACTTGTATCTATGGTCTAGATcgtctttaagatatgaatctGAGATTGTTGATTAGTCTCTTGCTTGATCATCATGAATTATCTTAAGCATTGACAGGTAGAGTTTGACGAGAGTGGTAAAGCCATTAGTGTCACCTCAGAAGGAGAAACTGCTAAATGCAAGAAAGTTGTTTGTGACCCATCATATTTGCCAAACAAGGTAATCCATGTCAAAgttttaaacaatatttagaTCTTCACTACTTTGTATGGTGACATGGACAACCTATTGCTTTTATTTATCATTGCTTTAATGCAACAGGTTAAGAATGTCGGGAAAGTTGCTCGTGCTATATGTATAATGAGCCATCCTATTCCTCTCACTAGTGATTCTCACTCTGCGCAAGTTATTCTGCCACAGAAGCAACTTGGACGCAAATCAGACATGTATGCAGCTGCAATTTCTTGctcgaaatttatttttacaagtttttgTGTAGTTCAAGCCCACTAAGCTCTCATATAAACACAATTTTTATGCAACTTCCATTGATAtctcattttttgtttgaagaaGTGATTCGTTGTAGTGATCGGCTAACAATAATTTATCCTAAGATAATGGGATTAAGGTTTTGCTTAGATGAAAATAAGACAACACATAAACCTCAATCTAACTACTGATATATGCAGCCCATGACCTTCTAGTCACTGAAATATAACGCAACATGCATAGCAGCTAATCCTCATTTAAGATATTTTGTTAACTTTTTGCATTACTTCTCCAGGTACCTCTTCTGTTGTTCTTATGCTCATAATGTTGCTCCACAAGGAAAATACATTGCTTTTGTTTCAGCTGAAGCTGAGACAGACAACCCTGAGCTAGAACTAAAGCCAGGAATTGACTTGTTGGGTCCAGTAGATGAGATTTTCTATGAAACTTATGACAGATATGTGCCCACAAATACTATGGAAGATGATAATTGCTTCATTTCAACTGTAAGTATTTGCATGCCACTCACACCATTTTTTTCCCcattatctgaaaataaaacgaattttcttttgtttttttaaagaagctTAATATAGCTTTAattactttacttttttttagagaaaatccAGTATTAGTAATCAAAATCTTAATATTCCTTGCAGAGCTATGATGCAACAACACATTTTGAGACCACGGTACAAGATGTGATTGCAATATATGGTGAGATAACTGGAAAGGTAAGTGTCTTAGAATTCCTGAGGTGACCCTTTGCTTTGTAAATGATTTATAAAGAGAAATTTTCTCTTTAGATTTTCAAGAACATAAgttttcaaagctaaaaaaaaaaaaggcaacaagACCTTTGTTGGATCCTTCTCTAAATTGTTggctttaaaatctttttgaaataatcatataattaacttgtaattttttcttttttatttggtgaTGCAGACTCTTGATCTTTCTGTGGATTTGAGTGCTGCAAGCGCTGCTGCTGAATAAAGTTCTACATTACTCAAAGAATTTGGTGACACAACATTTATTAGATTTCAAATCATTCAATATCTCTTCCTGTTgaagacaaaataaaacaatgttctgtattttgttttaattttattaatatgctATTTTGCAAAATTATGCTTTTACTTTTAACTGGATAAACAATCTTATTCACTTTTTATCTGTTTGCTTTGAAACTTTATACACACACAACATTTGGTATGGTTTTCCATGCAATTGAGCACATGATCTGTAACTTGCTGGGGAGATTTGCATTCACAAGCTTGTGCAGGCTTATGCCTTTGAATGTGCATATAAAAGTGTTAAATCAAACCCACCTAGATATGTAAATGATATACCTagtttttatgaatattaatttggtcaaatttatgtggtaaacataaataaaattagattgaatcaacttaaaaaacaataataatatcattttaaacaaTATTACTAACCCAAAATAACAAACAATTTAGTAATCAAAGAATTAAATAAGGTTAGATTTGGTGTCGAAGATCTATACATGTATTTAACttagaaaaaactaatttaaaagtttattaggTTAAGATTTCATATTTCAATCACTTAAATAATAAacgttaaaaagataaaattaaaataaaaaaaattaatttagaaaaagttaaatgttaaaggattttaactaataaaaaaaaattaaacaaaaagtcataataagatttaatatcgaataaaaaaataaaaaacccaaaccCATTAACAAGACGCAAACCCATTAACAATAAACATATTGatcatatcattaaaaattGACAGCCTTTTCCTGTCTCTCTGACTCTAAATTCTCCTTTTCTGTTTCCAAAAATTTGTCTTTTGCTCACCTGCTACTCACGTCCTCACTGTCAACTCACAAAATCAAAAGCTTTCTCTACAAGTATccctaaaaaaagaaatggaagaaaaagcTCCCTACGAGTAAGTCATGGCTCGTTCGAGTCAGAAATTTAGTGTGTTCGAGTtcgacgaagaagaagaaaaagtcgAGAAGGAGTCTGCGAGGTTCGTCGGCAAGTTTCGGATCCAAAAGAGAAGACGAAACGGCAACAACAAGGACGACGACACTTCTCCTCGCATTAAGTATAAGTCTCTTCAGTGCTGTAagtttatctttcttttctctctctattttttttctaaatttgtgCCCCTCTTTTTTTAGTCGAAATTTGGTGTGTTTTTGAGTTTTGCgtgataatctaaaaaaaagtttgaaccCTGATTTGTGAGTGATTTTGAGTTTTGGTCATGAATCGCATGAGAAAAAAAGTTATACGGGGAAATTGAAAAGTAGGCTCCATGCTCAATGCgcgttttattttagtttttcagagtttattttaattttcattttatattttttttcgtgTTTTGAAACTTCAAATTTTGGATTGGTTTGAATTTTGGCTATTTTTGAAGGCCatgaaatttagaaaaaaatggaaatgatTATACAAGAGTGAAGTATGTTTAATTCTTGAAATgctaccatatatatatatatatataaatatatatgtatgtatgtatgtaaatTTATGGAGTGTTAAATCCTGTCAATTGATGTAAAGGATATGGGAAGCTGAAATAGATGATGGGATTTGAATCCTTATGAGGGAGTTGAATCACATGGGTGTtgagagtgaaaaaaaaaagttgtaaattAAGTGGCTGAATGCAATTTGGATTCAGCTTCTTTTCTGGGTAGATGAAAAGGGTCAACTACATCCAATAAAATTATTGCAATATGTAAACTTTTGAATTGTGTTTTGGCGATGATGATACACATGGTGAGGCTGGCCAtctgtttctattttttcttgccTACTATCATTGCTTTACTCTAGTATAAATGCTTTATTATATGATAGATTTGTGTCcaactttgttttctatattttttttttaatctagttgGAGGATGTACTGGGgcagtaaaaaaagaaagtagcAATGAACTTATTGATATAGATCATGAACCAATCGATGTTGACTGTGGAGGTAAGGGAATTTTCTGCACAGGGTTCTTTAATTTCTCTATATTCAATGTTACTTGCCCTCATTTGCTTAATAGTTGCAGGAGAGACCAATTCCTTATGCAAGGGAAACAGTAACGAAGTAGTAGACATCGATCCTACTGATGTGGAGGGTCAATGCCAATATTCTGTTTCAGCTCCTGCCTGCATGCCACAAGAAGATTGTTCTGTCAAGGAGATTTCTCGGCTGGATAGGTTATTCAGTTTCTCAAATTATGAGGTACGCACTGTGGTCCTGCTTTGCATGGAATGGAAGCCTGTATTCTAAATTGAACAGTGCTATACTTCTCCTGCTTTTTATGGAATGGAAGTCTATATTCTAAATTGAGTTTGTTACACACCATGGTTATTATTCTTTGGGTAAAATTCTACCGATGGCAAAAAGAATTCGAATAGCATGCTGGCACAGTCTTTTTTCTCTTAGAAACCTCtcctttaaattgttttatgagAAAGCTGGATATGTAAATTTTGTCCCCTTAGTTATTTGACCAAAATTGTTGCAGAATGAGTCAGTTGGTAGGATTTTGGATAATGATGGGATTGAAATGAGCTCATCCACTTCTGTCTCTACTCATGTGGAGAATGCAGGTTCTAATCTTCTGCCCCCTTCATCTTTTATTAAGTTGATTCTGTATTATCTTCTCCTTGTCATGGATGATCtgatgaaattatttaaaatatgtgCATTCTTTCATTTCCATCAGGAAACCAAGTGCTAAATTGTGGTTCTGTTGGACATAAAATTGTAAGTATCCTGTgttcttttttccaaaaaagTATAATTGAACTATTGATATTGGGAGCTGCCTGAAGATTACATTTATGAATGATAGAGGGACAGATGATAATTTTCCacattttttaagtaaatatgCATGAAGGTGAACTGCAAAAATTGTATGTATTAAGGAATATAATATAGATCTAGATATGCAACTTTACATTGTCTTCATTATAACCTAAAATCTTGTCATTGCATTAGATTTTTTTCCAGCTTACTCTGCTCTGACAAAATGGTTCTTAGGAATTAAATGGTTCTTTGTCTTCAGTTGTGTGAAGAAACTTCAGTTTTCAAATGAACCCTAGTTTATTCTATTTTGACCTGTTGGAATGCATTACTTCTTAACCTATTTGAGATTGGAAATCCTCTGAATCTGCATCTATTTGCTAGATTTTAAATGGCTAATTCTGAGAGTGGTGAGCAAAAACcactttttaaaattcacacatgttcttttttaatatagtcctttttttttctgtataagAAAAAACACACTTTCTAAAAGAGATTCCTTCTCTTATCAGTAGTCTTACATCTTTTGTCTTAATTTAATACCAGATGACCATCCATTTTTTCTGCAGCTCGCTTCTCTCCCCACCCCTCCTCTTTTATTTAAGACATACTATGATAGAACTCATGAATCAATGCATTTGTATTGCAGGATTACACAAATAATACAGTTGCTGTTTTCCCTGACTATATCCTGTGTGGCGATGTATATGGTGCAGAGTATTGCTTAACTTTCTCAGGAAGCAGCATCAGAATGGAGGGTTCAACTGCAAATGGGGTCAAGGGAATATTTAATGCTGAGTGGACTCTTGGTGATATTATTAGTATTGAGTCAGAATGGTGTGGAATGGTGAGTTATACCACCCATACTTTCTTCTTCGTATGCTTGCTGATTTGATCAAGTTAAATTTCTTACATCACTGGATGTAGGTTACGACTGCTATGGTTTATATCTGTTTTAAATCAAAGGTTTCTCAAGGAGCTGGAAATACAAATTATACTTCAGGTTTGTACAATTCCAGGAGGATTTTGTTCAAGCTACCTTTTATATTATGTAGATCAGATTCTAGGATGCAAGCAGCATTATATGCAACCTGTTCACAAATTACTATTTACCATGAGGTATCTCCTTGATGATGCCTTATTGTTTCCTGCTTTGACACAATTTTTCTAGAAGTTCATTCAGCTTGCTcgttgcataaaaaaaaaaattatctgtaCATTCTTAGAGATAATTCCTTGTAGTTTTTTCCTTAATTCCATGTGATGCATTGTGCCATCATTTTGGTTGCAATAGAAGTATGTTAAACTATATCCTTGTTACCAGTCAGCTGGCCACACGAACAAACAGTAATAAATTAGATTGGTTTGTATAATATTTGGAGACATAACCCCAACAAGTTTGGGATTGAGGCTTGCTTGTTGCTGTGTTGATTTTGTGACATTGCCTTTTTTCTGTAAGTTTTATATTTGTTGCATGCTGCTCCTATTTAGAGCAATGCCAGCATTCTCTATAAATAGACAGAGGTCTAATTTTTGGCCAATATGAATCAAAATGTGTTGATgagattatatttttcttatgtttgtGTTCGATCTGTTCCATACTCTTAATGGATTGGCACACTACATGGGAAAAATAGATACTGTTCAAAATTTATGTCAATGAAGCTCTAATATGttatgtttttcataaaaaaatgcaaGCAGGTGTTGACAAGTTGAAGTTTTCAGTTTGTGATCCTCTTTGgaatgaaggagaagaagcaATCAAATCATTGCATTTCAGATACAGGGATAGCTGGAATGTTACTTCTGAGTGAGTTCTTGATCTGGTTGCTAATACCCACCCATCTATATGTGTGTACATGATTATCCCAGATGGGATTCTTGCTTAACTTTTTAGAGATTATTCAGCTAGTTGCTCAGCTTTTTTAATGAATTGGCGATATCAATTTTTATACCCTACCACATGCTAGCTTGCAtttctttttcagttttaatttcAAGTTCTTTGTGTCTTTTGGCTTCACTCTATTTTGCGTTGGGAACTATTATTCCTAACACTAGGTATTTCTAATAGCCTGTTTCAGTTAGCTTTAATAGTGAGTTTGCTTGATGAGAGGTTCTTTAtgttaatccttttttttttttcctttttttttatgctacaGCTCTGATTGGAAAAATGATGGAAATGCCTTTTTTGGGCACAATGAGATGGTCATCTCAAAGCCTTATTTTCCTGTGTAAGTCAATGGATAAATGTAAATATTTGCTAATCGAACACCAAATGGGGTATGATGTGCGAGCCCAgcttatttttctcattaattattttagtagtTAGCCTTGATGGTTGTTGCTCTCTCTCTTGTTATATACGTACTTTTCCCAGttgtaataattatatttgttgcTGTTGTTCACTTTTGGGTTTTGGAGGCgcatataatttatttggtaAATCACTTTTCTAGACAGGAACTCTCTCATATCTTGATGTGGATTAAGTAAATTTGGAATAACCTTTTATTTTGACAGCATGAAGTCTCTGATTCTAACTTTTTCAATGGTAAAAGTCCTTGCATCTTATGCAGTTGCAGTTCATCAAGTATTTTTACCTTTTAAGGCCTACCAACCTTCtgcaaaatgttttttctttgaaactgTGAGCCATCTCTTTTCTATGCGGTTTTTGCTGATTATATGGTTAACTATACTAAAACTGCAAGAATGTGTGGTCTCGCATTGTATATTtgcttgattaatttataattcctGTATAAAGTAAGCTTTATACGTGAATTTGTATTTGCACTCTTAAACTTGTTGactatctctttcttttctcaaactgaatttcacttgtttttctgtgataattttttcaaattaagttcTTTTATTTCAGTCTTCATGAGACATTTGAAGAGGTTATCTATCCTAAAGGTGATCCTGATGCTGTTTCTATTAGTAAGAGAGACGTGGAGCTTCTACACCCAGAGACATTCATCAATGATACCATCATTGACTTTTATATCCTGTAAGATTGGTCAACTTACTAATGGGTTTATTGATGTTACCCCGTTTGATTTGTTTCAAGCTCCAGAATTTGGTTTTTATGTTGTATGTTTGAAGAAATTCTTGCATAGGATGTGTTATAAAGTCACATAAGTTTCACTGTTGAAGTCTGATATACAAGTTCGTGTAGCAGAATCATATCATAAAGGGATTAgagttctttttcttatttttattttatttaatttcacaatTGATTTCTTGATATAGCCTCTATAGTGATCAacatagggtttttttttcctctctcctgAGAAAGAAGCACATTTGGGATCAAAAGTTAAGGTCTGATATTCTTGCATAAGATTTGTTATAAAGTCTTTCAGTTTCATTGTTGTAGCCTGATATACTAGTTCATGAATTAGAATAGTAACATAAAGGGATGAAAGTTCCTTTTAATTACTCCATAGCCTTATAACCTTTGttggttttgttatttttttagcacaTTTGAGTTCAGAACTTAAGGTCTGGGATTGTCGGACttaatgaaatttgaaataattagtTGATAGTGGAAAAGAGATTGATTGAGATACAACTGGCTAAGTGATCAGATATCAGACATGAATGTTCCAAAGCGGTAACATTTAATCTAAATTGTTGGATTTGTGAGT
This Populus alba chromosome 7, ASM523922v2, whole genome shotgun sequence DNA region includes the following protein-coding sequences:
- the LOC118040326 gene encoding MADS-box protein AGL24 isoform X2; its protein translation is MTRKKIQIKKIDNTAARQVTFSKRRRGLFKKAYELSTLCDAEIALMVFSATGKLFEYSNSSMGQVIERRNLHPKNIDTLDQPSLEKQLDGGVHAMLIKEIAKKNRELRHMRGEDLQGLDLEELQKLEKIIEGSLHRLVEEKGGKIINEIDALKIKGEQLVEENQRLKQQVMSLLAGQGHLLEPGLSSDSLGTNISSMGSVDPRQDCDSSCAFLTLGGDPRQDCDSPCAFLTLGLPFPD
- the LOC118040326 gene encoding MADS-box protein AGL24 isoform X3, encoding MKGLLWGELKCFYLVEMTRKKIQIKKIDNTAARQVTFSKRRRGLFKKAYELSTLCDAEIALMVFSATGKLFEYSNSSMGQVIERRNLHPKNIDTLDQPSLEKQLDGGVHAMLIKEIAKKNRELRHMRGEDLQGLDLEELQKLEKIIEGSLHRLVEEKGGKIINEIDALKIKGEQLVEENQRLKQQVMSLLAGQGHLLEPGLSSDSLGTNISSMGSVDPRQDCDSSCAFLTLGLPFPD
- the LOC118040326 gene encoding MADS-box protein AGL24 isoform X1, producing the protein MKGLLWGELKCFYLVEMTRKKIQIKKIDNTAARQVTFSKRRRGLFKKAYELSTLCDAEIALMVFSATGKLFEYSNSSMGQVIERRNLHPKNIDTLDQPSLEKQLDGGVHAMLIKEIAKKNRELRHMRGEDLQGLDLEELQKLEKIIEGSLHRLVEEKGGKIINEIDALKIKGEQLVEENQRLKQQVMSLLAGQGHLLEPGLSSDSLGTNISSMGSVDPRQDCDSSCAFLTLGGDPRQDCDSPCAFLTLGLPFPD
- the LOC118040324 gene encoding guanosine nucleotide diphosphate dissociation inhibitor At5g09550; protein product: MDEDYDVIVLGTGLKECILSGLFSVDGLKVLHMDRNDYYGGESTSLNLNQLWKRFRGSDTPPESLGVSKEYNVDMIPKFIIANGGLVRVLIHTDVTKYLHFKAVDGSFVYNKGKIYKVPATDVEALKSPLMGLFEKRRARKFFIFVQDYEENDPKSHEGLDLTKVTAREVISKYGLEDDTIDFIGHALALHLDDSYLDQPALDFVKRMKLYADSLARFQGGSPYIYPLYGLAELPQSFARLSAVYGGTYMLNKPECKVEFDESGKAISVTSEGETAKCKKVVCDPSYLPNKVKNVGKVARAICIMSHPIPLTSDSHSAQVILPQKQLGRKSDMYLFCCSYAHNVAPQGKYIAFVSAEAETDNPELELKPGIDLLGPVDEIFYETYDRYVPTNTMEDDNCFISTSYDATTHFETTVQDVIAIYGEITGKTLDLSVDLSAASAAAE